Proteins from a genomic interval of Drosophila melanogaster chromosome 2R:
- the IntS3 gene encoding integrator 3 gives MEQQQSKNNAHVSKLFICTAVDCKDDIEEKFERSFVTLQMQISGLSDKEMHDMLSQAVCKEKQHEEISIGFLYIMLTDPSMASKTYRDVTLVSRDGMNGIVTNLTFLVAEKYTKLTEVARRQLIWLLREFVKHQVLSVENVIWNCLRQAGGGDVSSRNLFLIESLLDIFIEFRTWLETNPFLVQSTVYSFVRLIEDHANPALLSLRQKEVKFTISLIRERFHDIIPLGRDFVRLLQNVARIPEFEQLWRDILFNPKMLHQTFNGIWQLLHIRTSRRFLQCRLLPEMERKISFLASSVKFGNQKRYQDWFQDKYFATPESHSLRSDLIRFIINVIHPTNDMLCSDIIPRWAIIGWLISSCTNPIASANAKLSLFYDWLFFDPAKDNIMNIEPGILVMYHSIRNHPFVSSTLLDFLCRITKNFFVKHEDKIRIGVYNSLKLILEKQVIPNLQPLFESPKLDRELRNLIRDNFREFLSPPANHGQLLFTSLHPVQGHILKKESDQRILHCENMDLHETGLINISGTIDEDKKILLVPTDQEIESVFSDETAENLRRVHNIEDNTDDDDDLPLSEVRLKEKPKVELAEAIAESFDAFVTKRNSYTWEAFLKDFRPLPASAFEEFQLNYVISNTVLILRETLPQQNIFSESKTEEKHLAKSISYPLYGLFRFLYENDEKSKKPFQTLLSEICEGIPEIGYLLLYFMKIYCKLQTRKNSQQSYQFKTTIYRQICDAADEKIGNCLLRDLDLLEKENTNIFLWLLPDIYREFKSIATNNTDLLRITLRCIDAKNVRDILYSIAQGKLTIFKQDGLIDCIRQSLEFETYEQFCLWQIVQAHDVPLRCIQDILPELEAGSHPEALSHFLLLLKNEEPTNEIIRLMLSRESKSKGDPFVTSALRFWCQRYEEKLSEIIASLLTSKYPSSSPNKRKRPPKGISVSTSTPSADQVLNHLEHYRRSCRHGTGTGLYVHDMMQRALQSAYSHSNDSTKKQFCDLFALAAEEDTTVGRRGGSGRGRKQPGSKKDVNNHGTSKKNPEMVKTIYSSDDNSSEEDWSKSKILQTAKRRKKANNDSD, from the exons ATGGAACAGCAGCAATCAAAAAATAATGCTCACGTCTCAAAGTTGTTCATTTGTACGGCTGTTGATTGCAAAGATGATATTGAGGAG aaATTCGAGCGTTCGTTTGTCACTCTGCAGATGCAAATTTCTGGCCTTAGTGACAAAGAGATGCATGATATGTTGTCACAAGCTGTGTGTAAAGAAAAACAGCATGAAGAAATATCAATCGGCTTTCTCTACATAATGCTTACCGACCCTTCTATGGCTTCCAAAACATATCGGGACGTTACTCTCGTATCTAGAGACGGAATGAATGGCATTGTCACAAATCTCACGTTTCTGGTCGCTGAGAAATATACAAAGCTCACGGAGGTAGCGAGAAGGCAATTAATTTGGTTGTTACGGGAATTCGTAAAGCACCAGGTTCTAAGTGTTGAAAATGTTATATGGAACTGTTTGCGTCAGGCTGGCGGAGGAGATGTTTCCTCCAGAAACCTTTTTCTTATCGAGAGCCTTTTGGACATATTCATCGAATTTAGAACGTGGTTGGAAACCAACCCATTTCTCGTTCAGTCTACAGTTTACAGCTTCGTACGCCTAATAGAAGATCACGCTAACCCTGCTCTCTTGTCGCTTCGGCAGAAAGAAGTGAAGTTTACGATATCATTGATCCGAGAAAGGTTCCATGATATTATACCTCTAGGAAGAGATTTTGTACG cCTCCTACAAAACGTAGCTCGAATTCCTGAGTTTGAACAACTGTGGCGGGATATTCTTTTCAATCCTAAAATGTTGCATCAAACTTTTAACGGAATTTGGCAACTACTGCATATACGGACAAGTCGAAGGTTTCTGCAATGCCGTCTGCTGCCTGAGATGGAACGAAAAATAAGCTTCTTAGCATCTTCTGTTAAGTTTGGAAATCAGAAGAGATACCAAGATTGGTTTCAGGACAAATACTTTGCTACACCTGAGTCTCATAGCTTGCGATCTGATCTAATTCGATTTATCATAAATGTCATCCATCCCACAAACGATATGTTGTGCTCTGATATTATACCGCGATGGGCAATCATAGGTTGGCTCATCTCGTCCTGCACCAATCCAATCGCTTCTGCTAATGCAAAGTTGTCATTGTTTTATGATTGGTTATTTTTTGATCCTGCCAAGGATAATATAATGAATATAGAGCCTGGAATTTTAGTTATGTACCACTCTATAAGAAATCATCCATTTGTTAGTAGCACGCTGTTGGATTTCTTATGCCGTATtacaaaaaactttttcgtAAAACATGAAGATAAAATTCGCATTGGTGTTTATAATTCATTGAAATTAATTCTTGAAAAGCAG GTGATACCAAATCTGCAACCACTTTTTGAGTCACCCAAACTTGACAGAGAACTGCGTAATTTAATAAGGGACAATTTTAGAGAGTTTTTATCACCGCCGGCTAATCACGGACAGCTACTGTTCACTTCCCTGCATCCAGTTCAGGgtcatattttaaaaaaagagAGCGATCAAAGAATTTTACATTGTG AAAACATGGACCTTCATGAAACTGGGCTCATAAATATTAGTGGGACAATCGATGAAGACAAAAAGATCTTACTCGTGCCAACGGATCAAGAAATTGAAAGTGTTTTTAGCGACGAAACTGCTGAAAATTTAAGAAGAGTTCACAACATTGAGGACAATACGGATGACGACGATGACCTACCATTATCAGAG GTAAGACTTAAAGAAAAGCCAAAGGTAGAACTAGCAGAAGCAATAGCCGAATCTTTTGATGCATTTGTTACGAAGCGTAACTCATACACTTGGGAGGCGTTTTTGAAAGATTTCCGGCCATTACCAGCGTCTGCGTTTGAAGAGTTTCAGCTGAACTATGTGATATCAAATACTGTTTTAATTTTACGGGAGACTTTGcctcaacaaaatatattttccgaGAGCAAAACCGAAGAAAAACATTtggcaaaaagtataagttATCCTTTGTACGGtttgtttcgatttttatATGAAAACGacgaaaaaagcaaaaaaccaTTTCAAACCTTGCTGTCAGAAATCTGTGAAGGAATACCTGAAATTGGCTATTTGCTTCTGTACtttatgaaaatttattgtAAGCTTCAAACGCGCAAAAACTCCCAACAATCATATCAGTTTAAAACAACTATTTATCGACAAATTTGCGATGCGGCAGATGAGAAAATCGGCAATTGTCTGTTACGGGATCTTGATCTGCtagaaaaggaaaacacaaatatttttttatggctCCTGCCTGATATATATAGAGAGTTTAAGTCAATAGCAACAAATAACACTGATCTTTTGCGAATAACACTGCGTTGCATAGATGCAAAAAATGTGCGTGACATATTATACTCAATCGCACAAGGAAAACTTACAATATTTAAACAAGATGGTCTCATTGATTGCATAAGGCAAAGTCTCGAGTTTGAGACATACGAACAGTTTTGCCTTTGGCAAATTGTTCAAGCTCACGATGTACCCTTAAGGTGTATACAG gaCATATTGCCAGAACTGGAAGCCGGAAGTCATCCCGAAGCTTTAAGCCATTTTCTGTTATTGCTTAAAAATGAAGAACCCACAAATGAAATTATTCGATTAATGCTTAGCAGAGAATCGAAGTCGAAAGGTGATCCATTCGTAACCTCAGCCTTAAG ATTCTGGTGTCAACGCTATGAAGAAAAACTGTCTGAAATCATTGCTTCCCTGCTTACATCAAAATACCCCAGTTCATCTCCCAACAAAAGAAAACGACCCCCCAAGGGGATTTCTGTCTCGACTAGCACTCCTTCTGCTGATCAA GTATTAAATCATCTGGAGCATTATAGAAGAAGTTGCAGACATGGCACTGGAACTGGCCTTTACGTTCATGATATGATGCAGAGAGCACTTCAATCGGCTTACTCTCACAGTAATGATAGTACTAAG AAACAATTTTGTGATTTGTTCGCCCTGGCAGCGGAAGAAGATACCACAGTTGGCCGACGTGGGGGAAGCGGACGTGGACGTAAACAACCAGGGAGTAAGAAAGATGTCAATAATCATGGGACAAGTAAAAAAAATCCCGAGATGGTTAAAACAATATATTCCTCCGATGACAATTCTAGCGAG GAGGATTGGTCAAAATCTAAAATATTGCAAACGGCTAAGAGAAGGAAAAAAGCTAACAATGATTCTGACTGA